One Oryza brachyantha chromosome 3, ObraRS2, whole genome shotgun sequence DNA segment encodes these proteins:
- the LOC102703110 gene encoding protein high chlorophyll fluorescent 107, whose protein sequence is MAMRIFPSSSSPTPPLRSLFPSQSAKAPPSVHFSLALRLRRARVAASAAAAAAAAAAGGPERVSGGYEVEEEGGENGSFDRGMSEIARKVPLFEPARGDAAAAAGERPLPINLELWLYRAKVHTRKYEFSDAEKLLNKCIVYWPEDGRPYVALGKLYNKQGRFDKARAAYERGCQATQGENPYIWQCWAVLERKGGNIRRARELFDAATVADAKHIAAWHGWAILEIKQGNIKKARNLLAKGLKYCGGNEYIYQTLALLEARAERFEQARTLFQQATQCNPKSCASWLAWAQVEIRAENNAMARKLFEKAVQASPKNRFSWHVWALFEAEQGNIDKARKLLKIGHAVNPRDPVILQSLALLEYNYSSPNIARVLFRKASQIDPRHQPVWIAWGWMEWKEGNARTARTLYQRAMSVNSTNECAARCLQAWGVLEQRAGNYTAARRLLRSSLNINSQSEVTWMTWAALEEEQGDPVRAEEIRNLYFQQRTEVVDDASWVMGFLDIIDPALDSVKKLLNIDQPSGSAAQDKLKSAGEPSNVTIRTSAGAEFPGGSREEGSDASDLANADDKESNKAAEIPESDFDVDGFIKRRLGLDPAELDAVLEGSDPRGVVSRRRTQRLPRKPLPLLPVP, encoded by the exons ATGGCGATGCGGATCTTCccgtcctcgtcctcgccgacgccgccgcttcGGTCTCTCTTCCCGAGCCAGAGTGCGAAGGCACCACCGTCCGTGCACTTCTCCCtcgccctccgcctccgccgcgcgcgggtGGCTGcttccgccgcggcggctgctgccgctgcggcggcggggggcccCGAGAGGGTCTCGGGAGGGTACGAGGTGGAGGAAGAAGGCGGGGAGAATGGGTCGTTCGACAGGGGAATGTCGGAGATCGCGAGGAAGGTGCCTCTCTTCGAGCCGGCGAGgggcgacgccgcggcggccgccggcgagcggccgcTGCCCATCAACCTCGAGCTCTGGCTCTACCGCGCGAAGGTGCACACAAGGAAGTACGAGTTCTCCGACGCGGAGAAGCTCCTCAACAAG TGCATCGTGTATTGGCCGGAAGACGGGCGTCCATATGTGGCACTTGGGAAGCTATACAATAAACAGGGGAGGTTTGACAAAGCTAGAGCGGCTTATGAAAGGGGTTGCCAAGCGACACAGGGTGAAAACCCGTACATTTGGCAG TGTTGGGCAGTCCTAGAACGCAAAGGTGGGAATATTCGAAGGGCACGAGAGCTATTTGATGCTGCTACTGTGGCTGATGCAAAGCATATTGCAGCTTGGCATGGGTGGGCTATTTTAGAAATCAAGCAAGGAAACATTAAAAAAGCTCGAAATCTGCTTGCAAAAGGTCTAAAATATTGTGGAGGAAATGAGTACATTTATCAAACTCTTGCTTTGCTTGAAGCTAGAGCAGAGCGCTTTGAACAAGCACGGACTTTATTCCAACAAGCTACTCAATGCAATCCCAAAAGCTGTGCAAGTTGGCTA GCATGGGCTCAGGTAGAAATTCGTGCAGAAAACAATGCCATGGCAAGGAAACTCTTTGag AAAGCAGTTCAGGCAAGTCCTAAGAACAGATTTTCGTGGCATGTCTGGGCACTATTTGAGGCAGAACAAGGTAACATCGACAAAGCAAGGAAGTTACTTAAGATTGGTCATGCTGTGAACCCTAGGGACCCTGTGATTCTTCAGTCTCTTGCACTACTAGAATACAATTACTCATCTCCAAATATTGCTCGTGTATTATTTAGAAAGGCATCTCAGATTGATCCAAGGCACCAGCCAGTTTGGATA GCTTGGGGGTGGATGGAATGGAAAGAAGGAAATGCCAGGACAGCAAGGACATTGTATCAAAGAGCTATGTCAGTTAATTCAACGAATGAATGTGCTGCTCGATGTCTTCAG GCTTGGGGAGTCCTAGAACAGCGGGCTGGCAACTACACAGCTGCCAGAAGATTGCTGAGGTCTTCGCTGAATATAAATTCTCAGAGTGAGGTAACATGGATGACATGGGCTGCACTAGAGGAAGAACAAGGCGATCCAGTTCGAGCTGAAGAAATACGGAATCTCTATTTTCAGCAG CGTACCGAGGTCGTGGATGATGCCTCCTGGGTCATGGGCTTCCTCGACATCATTGATCCTGCCTTAGACAGCGTGAAGAAGCTCCTAAACATAGACCAGCCTTCGGGGTCCGCCGCACAAGACAAACTGAAAAGCGCAGGAGAGCCAAGCAATGTTACCATCAGGACTTCTGCTGGTGCAGAGTTCCCTGGTGGTTCAAGAGAAGAAGGATCAGATGCTTCGGACCTTGCAAACGCAGATGACAAGGAGAGCAATAAGGCTGCAGAGATTCCAGAAAGCGATTTTGACGTAGACGGCTTCATCAAAAGGAGGCTAGGCCTGGATCCGGCAGAGCTGGATGCTGTGCTTGAGGGTTCTGATCCAAGGGGAGTTGTTTCTAGGAGGAGGACGCAGCGGTTGCCCAGGAAACCCCTTCCTCTTCTCCCTGTtccataa